TATGTTTGTCCAGGTAAGATACATCTTTCTCCCTACTTTAATTCCACCCCCCGTCCAACCATCTCCCCCGGCGCCGCCTCAAACctctcaacaccctcaggtatctccaccaccgcgcTCCTCGTGTAAATATGTTTTGACCCTTTCCACTCCAAACCCTCAATCACCCCTCCCTTGACAGAAACAGTACCCCTGAGCGTCCCATCAGCTTCACGGATATGGTGGTAGATCCGGCACCCGCATTCCCTGCAAAAGTAACAGTCCATCGTTCTGCCTTTTTTGGTTGGGCGTGTCCACTTTGACAGTTTGGATTGCATCTCGGTCGGGATGGTaaacgaggaagaggggaagatggCTGAGGTGCcgaaggcggaggaggattgcTTTTGACATTCTAGGCAGTGGCAGTGGTAGAGGTCTAGGAGGGGGCCTGTTATggggaaggagatggaggtaCATTCGCAGGATATTTGCATTGTGGCGTGGATGGAGTGAGTGGAGTGgtgagttgttgttgttgttgttgatgatgatgatgatgatgatgatgatgatgatgatgatgatgatgatgatgatgatgggcgatGCGAGTGACTGCgagaggatgggagggtgaAAAAGGAGGATGTTTGCGGGGTAATAGAGCGTTGATTAACATGGGCTAGCAAGACGAAAGGGCGCGCCAAGCCCCGGGATGTGAAGGTTGTGCGAATTAGCTGTGGTGAGAGCTTCATGATGGCAGATATCTTGGTGTGCATAAATGAGTAATTAAATTCAGGTGCTGAAGATTTCTGCACTTGAGGCGAAGGGCTTCACAAATAAATCTCGTGACATATGTATACAGGCCGCTTCGAGCTACCAAATCAGGACAATATTCCGACCGAGACTAGGTCATCCCGCACCACCTTTGTACCTACCTGGTAGTTACTTAGAATCTTCAATCAGGTAGTACCCATACTCGGCAAACATAAAGCTTTGGCGACAGCGATGTCTTTTCTACCTTGGTTTTTCTAACAAAACCCCATCCACTTCTACCCtccccctgaacccctgaatccAGCCAGCCGCTCACCACAAACACCCCGACCAAAtcacaaaaaacaaaagaaaagctccCTACTATCTCATCACCCACCGAATCCTACTCTTCCCAAAGAACTCCCAACACAAACCCTTCTAATCACAAATAGCAGCAAGCCCATTGGCGAAGCACCTCTCATcagcacagcagcaagccCCGCGCGCCTGGGGGACGCCGTCCTCATTGGTAGGGAAGATGCAGTTGGCGGGCGAGTTGCCGGCCGGGGTGATCACCGCAAGCTCGGTTTCACTGCCGACGCCTGTTTGGTTGGGTACCAGTGTCAACTGAGTTAATGCAAGTGCATTgggaaaaaaacaagaacTTACAAGCAAGGCTTCCGCCGGGGAGGATGTCGCTTCCGCAGAGGCGGGCGTTGGGGGGGCATTGCGCGCTGGTGAGGGCAGCGGCGgtggcaaggaggaggagggtgaactTGTTCATTTCCGTAGAgggctgggtttgggatgtcggtgaggtggtgaggtggtgttgaattGTTGTGTTATGGACAGGAGACTAAACTcaggggagggtggtgtacTTATacttttgttcttttcatGGCATGAatgaggacgaggttgatggctCGAGTCCGAGGCTATGGAAGGTAAGGGAACAGATCCTTACCCCTTGTGGCTGTTGCATTGTTTTGCCATGATTGAAGGAATTCTCACCGAACTTGAAGTCAAAGGATTGGGTCATGCGTCTGCGATGAAGACTGTTGGGTTGGTCTTTAACGGGGATGACAACATATACTTTGGGGTCACAACATCGCACTTGTGGTATTGCAAGGGTAGCCGGCAGCCCCGGAACCAGGCATCGAGCTTTGTTATAGTGACGATCACTGGCGATGGATTGTCTGTTTCAAGAAGAATCGTGATGGAGGCATTGTCTTTGGAGGATTTCAAGCCTGTTGCCGGATGATGGATAGCTCTGTTGGCCATGCGTCCGAAACGATTTGGCCCCACCTATGATCGAGCAAGAAGTGATAGATACAGCAGTACTGCATGTTAGAAACACTGCTCAAAAGTTCGTAGCGCTGATCTTTTGTACCTACTTTAAAGGTGTGGACTGATCaagccatcccaccccctttccacACGAGGGAGAGACGGTTCAAACAGGAATCCCAGTTACTTAAGATTGAGAGTACCAGACAAGGACAGCCTGAAACCTCAATCCTCCATATCAGTTGTTTTACGTAAAAACTGTCGTTGAATTTTGTTGCCTGCCACGCATTAGAGTATATGACATGGATGTGGATCCGTCCCAACTTCAAACACAGGTCCCATGAAACCGGTAGCGAATGAGCCTCATTTTTGGTAGGTCAGGCTTCTCTCGGTGAGCTATGTTGGAGGCGCAGCAATGAGGGTAAGCTCTCGGATATAACCAAGCACTTCGGAAATCGCAGCAGGTTTTGGAAGCTGCATGGGCTTGAGATCACATGAGTGATGAACCGGCTTCCCCGGACATACACTGAGGATGAAGCTATGCGATGAGATCATCGTGAGGCATCACACACGTAAATCGGACCGGGTGATACTTGATATCGAAAAATGTCCAAACTAAAAgagttggggggtgggattgaTGAAAGATTCAAAACACAGCGTTAAAAAAGGTCCTGAATTATGCCACCACGTAGAGAGATACAAGGATGGGAGTCATGGCTTGCCAGTCCGCTACCTTATTATGAGTAAACCAGATCATGTTCTTGGAAAACATAGGAATTATCCCTATGTGACACATGCTGTCAGAACACTACCTGACTCGTATGCCGATCGTCTATAGGTAATTGACAAAGGCCAATCGTTGATGAACATGAAATCCCTTGATAAGATAGCCCCATGGTATTGAGCAGCAACGTGACAAGAATAATGGACGGCAAAATATTTGAGAGCGTCAGACCTTCTTGCCGAAGCAGATGTCGACATGAGTCTGGAGTAAGCAATCGAATGCCGAGACAAGGCCGTGGATGCGATGTAATGCCTCCAAGTCTATAGCGACGCCAAAGATTTCGACGCTGTTGTTCAGTCGCTGAGCAATACGATCGATATAATTGCCCTCAGCGATGAAAGCTGGCGTTGGATGTACGACTGTGCGGCAAGGGCGAATTTCAAAGATTTCAATGCTATCTGGCCAAAACCAGGTTTTGATTAAAAAAGGATATACGACCATGCGCTGGCAGCGGGTGGCGAGGTCCCAGGAGGCTCATGAGGTAATGGTTGTGTCTTGCAAAGCTCAGGATTTCCAAGttgcaaaagaaaaaggaatgCGAACCGTCTTTGTGTGCAGATCTTGGATACCTCACCATAGTCATAGCGAGTCAAGCGTCATAAGACTCGGACTGGCAGCTTCTTATGCCGACTTTGTTGTCTGCAATCGCCTTCAACACCCCGGGCATAATGAAGGGAGGTACTTGACTGATATTTTGGATCAGATGCACATAGATAAGTACCTAGCCGATGAAGATGTGTGACTTCATGTCTTTACTTGGTAGTCAACTGGTTATGAAATGAAGTCGGGTGTAAGATTCGGATTGGCTTCACTCGTGTGCCAGCATGCCCTGCCATCTGATGGAGCTTGGTCCAATGCAGGGCCGTTTTGGCTAAACACGTCCAATGACCTCTGCTCTGCGGCCTCGCCTAACCACTGCACGATAAAGTGATTGTGATTCACTGAAACCCAATCAAGTGTCTGCAGTAACGAAAATGGTCTTGTTCGTATACCCACGGGGAAATTCTTCGGTCATACTTCCAAAATGCGTCGTGACTAGCTCCTGTTCATTCGAGCTAGAATCAGATTGGCGATCTCAATAGAGACTGCCACTACCGACCTAGGCAGATACCTATTCACTTATCCAATCTTCGTCTCTATCATACCCAACATACACGACTACCAAGCGTAAAGTGCTCTCTTTGCCGTGCAATGTAACGTTTCCGACCCCGGGGTGTTTGCCCGATGTGGGCAAGCGAAGTAAATACGGCGAGGCCCGTCCGATGGTTACGATGTGTAAAAAGCTCCCAAAGATCCCGTCCCAACGGCTCGCTAAACGAACTCGCTTCTTCTCGGCACTCAATCAAGGGTCTATAACATCTCCGGAATGGTTCCTCTTAGCTCCAGGTGACAAAGAGTGTCTCGGGTTGAGAGCATGGATAAGTTACAATCCTGATCGGCTATTGCAACATTTGACTTCGAGTCTCGCCTACCTTGCCCAATCTTGTTCTAGACTCCTGGCCTTTGAACTTTATGATGTGATCAGTGACTTGTGGTGGACAATGTGGTCATCTCTTGCCCTATATTTACAACAGTTTATCAACTCTGTTAATGTCTATTCGACCAACGTGATATGGACACAGGGCCATGGTGATGGGTATGTAAAGAGCAAAACTATCACAAATAGTCGACTTGAGGTCCGTGTCCAAAACGAGACCAAAAATGAAGTAGTCAAGAACCATTCTGCTGTACCCGCTTCTCACACGGCAAGTCATATATTGCCCACATCATCTGCAGTCTTAGTATGCACGTTTTCATTGCGGCTGATGTCTTGTTCCACCTCTTGAGAGTGCTGAAATGTGTAAGGCTTCGGCCATCCTGCCTCAACCCCTCAGCTA
The sequence above is a segment of the Podospora pseudoanserina strain CBS 124.78 chromosome 5, whole genome shotgun sequence genome. Coding sequences within it:
- a CDS encoding hypothetical protein (COG:S; EggNog:ENOG503P5JR), encoding MKLSPQLIRTTFTSRGLARPFVLLAHVNQRSITPQTSSFFTLPSSRSHSHRPSSSSSSSSTTTTTHHSTHSIHATMQISCECTSISFPITGPLLDLYHCHCLECQKQSSSAFGTSAIFPSSSFTIPTEMQSKLSKWTRPTKKGRTMDCYFCRECGCRIYHHIREADGTLRGTVSVKGGVIEGLEWKGSKHIYTRSAVVEIPEGVERFEAAPGEMVGRGVELK